The Malus sylvestris chromosome 8, drMalSylv7.2, whole genome shotgun sequence genomic interval aagaaatgagcttctactggtagagattcaagtgtgctgtggaacttaatgccagcctctataaaaatctgcactcgacggagcttcagaaattgaagaggcgtttgctttctcaaaagctgggctgctcagagaccacgagggccgatctcagaaatcgaagaggcgtttgctttctcaaaagctgggctgctcagagaccacgagggccgatctcagaaatcgaagaagcacctgctttttcagcctcgtcagcacctgtcacatacacactcagctttgcggaaattacgggcaatctgtcgaagatttctggtgaagtagaaagcacgtgaatcttactgttcaatcaccgctctccatatgcaccatcaactcctcgggtaccacatataactttgtcaaagatctctgacaaagtttaggcacgagaatttcaaagttccagctaccctactattacccataagggtaaaggaacagcaccactgcttgacaactggaaagtccctatgtgtgttgacctccgggttttgcggcaagacaggttggcaagaacgtccaacctttactcacattcgagaaaagactcccaacataattactttctaaaaaaccggagtagcaccgctttccgaatctcgagagtcagatcctcgacgggattgcttgtttgaaaaccgaagaggcacaactctcagaacttcgagagccagatttccttagataaagcttgtctgtaatcttcacacgtaacatcagctttccagataccacataccactttttcaaagtgctctgacaaaattaaaacacgtgaagctggcagctcccactacattgctgtgaccaagaagggtaaaggaatagcattactacttgttattgggaaatccctatatacattgacctccctcctcaacggacaggcaaacctgcaaaaatgctcaaccctttctcgcattcgaaaaggcaccctcaacataacctctcgaaatactcagctttatttccccccgataatacctcagcaaataagccacaccaagaacaagagtatctcatatcatcagggtcgaaagcaagagtatcccatatcatgctttctccctatctttgtctttgtccttgtccacacctgcaggacaaggagaaagagagcagtcagtcggaacctgaaatcaaacctccaatttggaactgactgcctggagcctttgcctggttgcttacttagcattgctctcgagtactcatcctcaactgctgtcaaggtcacgaattccaccggcaaatacctcatgacagttgatcagatattggctctttacactgaagctgccaagcgtggatgagtcactatgaaggaatgttctgaaggaccatttaaatgcaaaggttgcacaccacttctgccatgcaaaagattgaagcagaaggttcaacggtgagctgaaacagatcactacagcacgacacctttccataccacattcattattccgtcaacagcaaaagtatcccatatcatcaaggtcgaacgtactctagatttgatggacttgttttgaccctcaaattttttagtcggccttatactctgaagggcaccagaaaaccctccagtacagttcaagaataagcctgtggaaagttacttcttcaaaagcaaaagtatctcatatcatctcttatccatttgcttctccttatcctggcagttgaatgagagacaaggagaatgagaacaatcaaccggaagccgaagtcaaacctctgatcctgggttgcttacttggaagtttgactgcttaccttgtctgtcacctctttcggcagatctcctagctcggcgacttgggggactcctactatagggtttgtatcacacttgactaagcccgaaactacaactaagcttcaagtgaaattgatacattaccttgtgcgtcaacatcagctaaatacaccattcccggatggaggaaaagtacttccagagaagggcagatgaagatcagaccacacttcggtacttagaagtttcgtgattactcaagggattggatcttgcaagtccccaaccgaggagtttccctcactcgggaacttaggggagcactgtttgtaccatacttgaccaatcccgaaactaccgagcaccggccaacgctatactgtcaaggacccagaagagttcccctccgaccaggagaccaatcactactcgacacatgtcaagattagaagccaatcagagcgcagcacgtgtcgacatcaagaaccaatcataacatgacacatgtcaatgtgacaaagctacaagtttttctataaataggggtcattcccccacaatattgcctaatgccatttgtgttaaatcattcacaagaactcactaaattgagagcttgatcctttgtacttgtgtaagcccttcactactaataagaactcctctactccgtggacgtagccaatctgggtgaaccacgtacatcctgtgtttgcttctctgtctctattcatttacgtacttatcctcactagtgaccgaagaaaacaagcgaaggtcacaaaacctgacactttctgttgtaccaaagtcttcgctgattttgtgcatcaacaactatATTGATTTGAAGCACTTACTTGtgggactacattgattaattttcaatttcagggaccattttgatgcCGCAggtcaatttcaatgaccattttgatgtcgcgggtcaattttaaggaccatttgtgagaaAAATGACTTATGggacccatttatgtgccatATTAGCACTTAATAGAAattttaacagaattgtgacggaatggccacattgatttgcgacacctagtttcagggactacattgattgattttcaatttcagagactATCTTGATGGTAAGGGTCAATTTCAAGggccatttgtgataaaaacccatgatgcatgaatatatagttttttttaggGGGGGGTTTAACTTTAATCTTTCaagaagattgaaatttaaaataaaacctAATGTTAGATTACACATTGATTATAGTCCCTTGATGTGTCcttaatgtgcattttatttaatatcttccattaaatatttaaatttattaattatatacaaattttaattttttttaatcaaaaaaagtttttttttttatcaaaagaattttttttatcaaaaaaagtttttttttaaatttattaattttatttaacattcttcaaacttgaaagccTCAATGTCACATCCCATACcggctccgccgtagcacgatattgtccgctttgggccccgaccacgccctcacggttttgtttctgggaactcagatgAGAACTTCCtggtgggtcacccatcctaggaatgctctaGCCCAAACTCGCtgaactttggagttccgatggaacccgaagccactgagttcccaaaatgcctcatgctatagggaggggagcatgtatatataaggcacatcaccccctctccgttggtcaatatgggatgttacactcaatcaatgtacctaaatatatgcaccgaaatgtattatattgaactaatgtatttaaatgttagtatcaaaatgtatgtactgaaatatatgcaccgaaatatattatattaaataaatgtacctaaatgtgtgtaatGAAATGTATGCATCGAAATGTtagtaccaaaatgtattatattgaattaatgtacctaaatgctTGTATCAAAATGTATATAccgaaatgtgtgtacctaaatgtatgcatcgaaatatattataatgaatttaatgtacctGAATGAGGAAGACAAAGTACATTGAAATATATTGTAcaataaaaattagtttatctaaatgtttacaacaaaatatattacaataaatgaaatgaaaatgaaaattataatgaaataaaattaatacattaaaattgggaagaaaaagataaataattaaaaaatgaaaatgtaattaataaatgaggttattaatgtatcaagggattaaaattatattttgatcttactcatggttttaGTCTAAAAGTTATCTTTGCCAAGGATTagaatgaagttttctattttttataaaaatcatATTACATGTTTGCTAGCTTGTTGAGTTTGATGTTAATCAAACCCTCCACTCTTGTATCGAATGAATAATATATGCATTCCTCCATCGAAGGGATGAGCTCATTCTCCTATTCAAATATTGAATATTTACCGCACATATTTTATAATTGGAATCATtcattttcttaatcttcacccttataaaaaaatcattggAATCAGAGATCAGTTAGTCACTGAATGTTTGAATAATTAAACGATTTTTTATTCgaatgattttttgtaagaaTAATCTTTAAAAGatgattaagaaattgaacagattctaaTCTTTAAGTTATATGCTTAAATACCTTATTCTCAAAAGGAATAGATGCGCATATCCCTCATGAGTGAGGCAAGTATTATCCATTAAAAATTGGGCCGAACCAACAGTCTTAAAACAGATTTCTATGCTTTTAGTTTTGAGCAAAATCCGATTTTGTACGTCCATGCCACTAGTCATCCTCTTTTTtaggggaaagaaaaaaaattaccttAGTTGGACAACAACAATTCGACGGTGAGGAGATTTTTAAAATTGGCCGTTGAATCTAAAACAACGGTCCAGATGACAATAAGGTTTAACCTACAATAGAATGGGAAAAAAAAAGCCATTGaatagtggtggtggtggcattGGTTGATCGTGTGCCACGGTGGTGGTCACGATATCTTCAATGGTGGTTGCAGGCCCGATAAGGATTCTCCAATGGTTGCTAGGCTTTATTTTTGGCTGGATAGAATCATAAACACTTGGTGCCATTTTCAATCCAAAAGGTTTCGGAACTAAATAAAAATTCTAATTCAGGAAcagaaaatttgaatttcatatACTCATGCCACTTCGGaattttctgcaatttttggatttttggtACATAAtacatttaacaaaaaaataatgatcATCAACATGAACCAATTTTTATAAATTCACACATCAAAGTCAGTTCTAATTATAAAACATATTCTCAAAATGGCATAACGGGATGCACGTGCCTCATACTTTCCTAAACCAGTTTTCgttataatttttgtttgaCTTTGAGTCACACTTCCTTCAATGAAATTGTTTTTGCCAAttgtcattttaattaaaaatatgatACTTTTGTCCTCTCATTTCCAAGATATATGTGTGAGAATTGTGGAGAAGCATAGCAGGGGATTTGAACCAAGAGATGGGAAACGCAAAGAAATTATGGACAACCACCCAAGGATGCATGCTTTTTGCTATTTAATCAAGCTATCTCAGGTCATGCACTTTATAAAGCAGAAGTACAATTTCTTTGCTTCAATATTATACAAAGTGCAGGTAATCTATCATCATTTGGAGCTTGGAGATGGGGGACCTTCTAAGCGAAGATAATCATACATAATACCCTGGAAAGGGCCTGTTGTGCTTCTTGGTTGCGTCAAATAGATAATGTTGTCTCCCTCGACAAGCCGAGAGCTTGGTACGTCTACATTGTAAAGCCAGTAAAGCCCGTGGATTCCATGCCTTGCTATTGAGTTGTCTTTCCCTATCATCCCGCTCGTGAATAGAGGGCGATTTGCCTTTGGATCGTTCACCCAAACCTTTATATATAGAACATATACAGGTAATATTCACTAGTTAAAGCAGAATTTAAAGAATATGTTCTCGCCAAACCGCCTCAAAACATTAGTGTGGATTTGATCCATTGATAATAAAGTTGATTATTTTATGAATGCATGGTACGCACATACACTTTACAGTTGGACAATATAAGAATCTATCTAGTAACATAAGTTTGATAATAGTACATatccatgaaaaaaaatatccatGCATGGCACATTAATGATGAAATTATAATCAAATAGTGAGTTGTGAAATATACCTGCAACTCTGAATAATTTGCAGATGCAAGTGCCACTCTTAGCTTGTAGGAACCAGTCTTGTCTACATTCTCAAGTTTGAATTTAATTTGCCAAGTAGTTCCTTGATATTTATTATCATCTTTCTTCCTGTATATGGTAATCAGCAATAAAATGCCATAAGTATTAAGCCGATACATTGGTCGTCGGTATTCTTGCTTCTAGTACTACATATAATAACCGTACAAATTGCTTGTGGATCAAGAAAAAGCGATTATATATAGTATGGCATGGGAAGAATTGGCACCTAGTAACCTGAGCAAAGAACCAGTCTTTACTGTAGTCACTGACACCTACGGTATAAACCAAGTCTTGATCAGAATATAACTCTGAGTATCTTTCCCACAGTCCGTACTGCCTAAACCTGCCAATTGAAATCTTAGTTCATACCTTATATCGAGTTGTTCCTCATTTATGCAAAATCACAGTCTGCCTCAAATCATTCTTATAATTTTTATAGTAATTTTGTATACACATCAGATTGTGATTTTCTGGTACTTGAATAATCATATGCTTAAAAGTACGAATAACAGGAAGGAGCATATAATTAACCAAACCTGTCAGGATGATTGACAAAAAGTTTGTTGATGTACTTTGGATTAGGGTCGGGAACATAAAACTCTGCAGCAGAACGATCAGGAATGCCTATTTCCCATAAAGTAGGGCCATCTCTGGGAGGCTTATATACAAGATCACCCATATCAATGTCACAACCTGCATTGCCTACATTTGTtaatttccatttttcttttcaacatttTAGCATAGCTGATAGGCAAACGGAAAGAAGAAAGCCCTAAAACTAACAGTAGGGAATTAGTTGGACCACCTGAGGTTATAGTTACTCCCTATACAAATTAACATTAGGGAATTAGTTGGACCACCTGAGGTTATAGTCATAACAACATCGTAATGATAATCTCCAATAAAACCAGGGACTGATGCATTCAGATTATAATCGCCCGTGCGTACCCCGTTGATGCAAAAGTAGCCATCTTCATCGGTTGTGGTCCAGAATTGATAGTCCTGATTAGTAACGAAATGTGAGATTAAGAGCAAATTAAGTTTAGAATTATATGTTTGAACTTAGTTTGAGCATGTAGGATTCAGTCACCTTGCACTCTCTTTGCCACGATCCAACGTCTCCTGGCGGGGCTAACCCAACATATGCACCATTGATGGATACATAATCATCGCTAACGTATCTTGATGTTGAAAaaatcaaataccaaaattccaAATGGAAGCTTGTTTAGTGTCCATAGTCTTGGATTACAAGTTAATTATCAAAAATATTAAGACGtgactaaaataattaatacgTATAGTTGTGTACCTGTCTTGAATAAGTAGTCGGCCCCTAACATTACCCCGTTGGCGTGACTTGGGAAAATCCTCAGATGCTGGGAAGCTGTAGGGCCAGCTCTGGACTTCCATCACCATCTGCAGCAGTAGTACtacttcaatttaattagttcatTGAAGGAAAATTACTTCCGCACTATTTCTGTCCCTATTCTTCATTGATTTATTCAGTTCAAAAGCTAGCTAGGATTAAAAGGGGGTTTGTAGGGGAGAAAAAGGGTGTCCAAAAATCACATCCCTTCAAATGAAATGTCACTAAAATATATGTAAATCACCACCATTCATGTGATCTATATATAGTGTTtggaagaaaattaaaaaaaaaaataattaatattgcTATTAATTAATGTAAATTAAACCTGTAATTTAGCATCCTCCCATAATGAAAGTGGATCATTTCCTTCATATGCAGAATTAACATACATAAAAACTGGCCCAAAAACTTTCTTCCATTCCTCACCAACTGCAAATTTTGGCACCAAATCTTCTCCAGAATAATGTGCGCTTAGAAACACCTGATTGTGTCATTCATATTTAAGCAAAAAATAGAACTAGCTAAAGCATTTAACCCAAAATTAGTTGGCAATGtttggagagggagagagtcaAAATCTTTTATAATACGTTGTTAGGTTTACTTTTCCGATGCTAGGATGAAGTTCAAGAATGACAAATTAAATAGGAGTTTGAAACAGACACTGTAACAAACATAGATGGTTGAGTTTTTTGGGTCACTTACCGCAAGGGTGGTGGGGCCAACATGGGAGGTGAGGTTTTGTTTAAAGGGTCCACCGGATCGGAACTCTTGGCTTGGTGTAATTAGCCAGAACCCTACCGGTGGCTCGGTGCATATCCATCCATGTACCTTGCTATCTTTGTTGTCACATGAATATTGATACTTGTCATCCACCTGATTAATTAAGCATCAAGTAACCGGGGTAATTGATAAGATTGTCATCTTTAAAAAAAGgtttatttttcataatttttttcctatgtAATACAAGATTCaatgagaaaatatatataggtaGGAAAAGTTGTTACTTCTCCTTTAAACTCCGGCTCCACAGGATTGACAAGAAGAACTGCCTCCGGATAGGCCAGGGCTTGGCCTCTCGGTGGTAAACGGTCATCAGGCAAGGGCATGTATCTTTGCCTATTGTCCGCCATGGCCATATAGTGAAAGCTTTTTTCAATCCAAAATGCCACACATATCACTAATTAGATTAACCCTTTTATCCTAGTAACTTTTTAAGCGCTAATAAAGTGCTGCGTGTGTTTGGAGTAATTTTTAGCGTACATAGAACATCATCACGTAGTGTTACTATTTCActctaattatataatatatgtatttgttttttgttttgttaatatACCCTCGATCTATCTTTCAACCATATTATAAGTGTGAAATAGTAATACCACGTAGCTGCGTTACAAtacacataatttttttttctctttcctaTATATAGAAAATTGAGAGAATTTGTGTACTTGTCTTTCCGGAGTTTGAAGGCAATTCTGGTTTCTGCAAGCTGGAAAGCAGGCCAGTCCTTCAAGTGCTCGTAAATGGCATAGGAGTAGAAGCCTGAGCACCCTCGAAGCATAATGAACCTACGTGCAAATCTACGTATGATCATTCATAGTAATCGAAACATTTTCAAGATCTATAtattcaattaaaatgatgGCAATGTGGATAGAGAGCAATGACCTTTTATCAATATTTAAGGGTACGAGTTGTCCCTCTTGGGAGGGATCCCAGGTTCTTGTGAAAGAGAGCTCCACCTGTTCATCATTTTGCATTATAACCGTAAAGCTTGTTCCTTTGATCCTGCGTGCATATTGCTTTAGTAATGTGTACACTTCGTTCAAATGGAACATTGTTACCAACCGAAATTATAACATACAACTTAATATTGAAGGAATTATGTAGCGAAAAGGGGATAGGTGTAGGATCATCGTAGTGACCATGTATTAACCATGTAGAAACTTTTATATATTTCAATGTTTTCCCATTTTCTATTTTAAGAGTCCTATTGTCCCCTTTTTTGCTACAGTAGAACGAGATCCTTGCTAAGAAGGTAGTGTGTTGTAGAGAGGagcatatatttcatgtaatAAGTATTATTAATTAGTTTATGTAACTTTCAAACTACGTACCAGCCAACTAGTTGAGCTAAGCTAGTGGTAACGGTGTGATCTTTTCTCAGCATTGGAAGTACCATTTCTAAACCCAAGTTCGtagaccaaaaaagaaaaagaaagcgaTTAAGAGATCCGTTGTGAAATTTCATGTTCATAGTCAATCGTTTTAAAATTACAGATTATGTAAAGATATTAGGACACAGATTGAGGAATATATTGTGTTATGTTCTGATTATACtatagctatatatatatatatatatatatataggacgTACACATCAAATGTTCCTGTTGTTCCAGTAGTTGCTGAACTCCAAACAAGGTCCCAGTACCTACAATATTTTCCATTCAAActaattacaaattaaataaatgaaaCATATTGATCAGGACCATGTTGTAAGCTGTAAAAATACCCTCTGTTAGATTCCTCGTTACGAATTTCAAGCAAGTTATCGATGCCATTGTATCGGATTCCAGTCACGATTCCGTCTGGCTTTGATAGCGTCACTTGGACAATCCCATTATCCATCATTACCTGCAATTCATTTCACCATgaaaaagtttcaaaccaaaccaaaacatgCATGTATGCATGCCTACAGATTTATCAAATTAATATGCAGAAAAATTAAGCGTAATTTTCACTGCAGATTTTATCAGGTAATTTACATGGTCATCTTGGACAAGCAATTGCACCCCAATAGGTGCCATGATGGATGATCGATCGAGCTAATTTCTGGAACTTATTTATGTACTCCAATGGGAATATCAGTCTCAATTATTTATCTAGCTTTATAGCactaaaagaaagaaataaataaaaaataaagaataatgtGATTACTTGGACTAAAATGAAAGCAAAGTATTTCCAACTTTCTTTTGTGTAATATATATATCGTTACGTAGTCGGCACCATTGATTGTTAGGCGTGCAAGACTCGTTATGTAGAGCAGGCCAGCCGCTATTATAGGTTACGATTCTGGGATCAAATCTTTTACGAAGTGTTTCAACATTTTctatgaaaacaaaaacagcACAAGAAGTCTAACTAGAAGTTGAACTGATTAAAAACCCAAGATTATCGTAACATTGTCCAATATTATCATGCTCAAGCTCAGAAAAAGCTCGTAATCGCAAGCTCAAGCTCAACTCGGATAATTTTTCAAGCTCGAGCTCGGCTTGACTCGACTCCGCTTGTTTGTAAACTATACATGAGTTTTTTTGTTGGCTTTGCTCAACCCATTCCTTAAACAAGCTCCAGCTATGTTTAGTTCGatttaattttcattaaaacctaataaaataaacataataACAAACCGTTGATATTGTTACTGCAAGAGtgtgcacaaaataataagtTAAATACTTTAAAATGATTGCATATCCAACATAAAAAGATACGAGCTCCTCAAAAAGTTTGTGAGTCGATCTTACAAAAGTTCAAGCTCAACTCACTTTTTTAACGAGCATAATATTTTGTTCAAGTTCAGCTTGTTTAACATACGATTTGCCCAT includes:
- the LOC126632085 gene encoding probable rhamnogalacturonate lyase B isoform X2, which gives rise to MNMKFHNGSLNRFLFLFWSTNLGLEMVLPMLRKDHTVTTSLAQLVGWIKGTSFTVIMQNDEQVELSFTRTWDPSQEGQLVPLNIDKRFIMLRGCSGFYSYAIYEHLKDWPAFQLAETRIAFKLRKDNFHYMAMADNRQRYMPLPDDRLPPRGQALAYPEAVLLVNPVEPEFKGEVDDKYQYSCDNKDSKVHGWICTEPPVGFWLITPSQEFRSGGPFKQNLTSHVGPTTLAVFLSAHYSGEDLVPKFAVGEEWKKVFGPVFMYVNSAYEGNDPLSLWEDAKLQMVMEVQSWPYSFPASEDFPKSRQRGNVRGRLLIQDRYVSDDYVSINGAYVGLAPPGDVGSWQRECKDYQFWTTTDEDGYFCINGVRTGDYNLNASVPGFIGDYHYDVVMTITSGCDIDMGDLVYKPPRDGPTLWEIGIPDRSAAEFYVPDPNPKYINKLFVNHPDRFRQYGLWERYSELYSDQDLVYTVGVSDYSKDWFFAQVTRKKDDNKYQGTTWQIKFKLENVDKTGSYKLRVALASANYSELQVWVNDPKANRPLFTSGMIGKDNSIARHGIHGLYWLYNVDVPSSRLVEGDNIIYLTQPRSTTGPFQGIMYDYLRLEGPPSPSSK
- the LOC126632085 gene encoding probable rhamnogalacturonate lyase B isoform X3; amino-acid sequence: MAPIGVQLLVQDDHVMMDNGIVQVTLSKPDGIVTGIRYNGIDNLLEIRNEESNRGYWDLVWSSATTGTTGTFDVIKGTSFTVIMQNDEQVELSFTRTWDPSQEGQLVPLNIDKRFIMLRGCSGFYSYAIYEHLKDWPAFQLAETRIAFKLRKDNFHYMAMADNRQRYMPLPDDRLPPRGQALAYPEAVLLVNPVEPEFKGEVDDKYQYSCDNKDSKVHGWICTEPPVGFWLITPSQEFRSGGPFKQNLTSHVGPTTLAMVMEVQSWPYSFPASEDFPKSRQRGNVRGRLLIQDRYVSDDYVSINGAYVGLAPPGDVGSWQRECKDYQFWTTTDEDGYFCINGVRTGDYNLNASVPGFIGDYHYDVVMTITSGCDIDMGDLVYKPPRDGPTLWEIGIPDRSAAEFYVPDPNPKYINKLFVNHPDRFRQYGLWERYSELYSDQDLVYTVGVSDYSKDWFFAQVTRKKDDNKYQGTTWQIKFKLENVDKTGSYKLRVALASANYSELQVWVNDPKANRPLFTSGMIGKDNSIARHGIHGLYWLYNVDVPSSRLVEGDNIIYLTQPRSTTGPFQGIMYDYLRLEGPPSPSSK
- the LOC126632085 gene encoding probable rhamnogalacturonate lyase B isoform X1; this encodes MAPIGVQLLVQDDHVMMDNGIVQVTLSKPDGIVTGIRYNGIDNLLEIRNEESNRGYWDLVWSSATTGTTGTFDVIKGTSFTVIMQNDEQVELSFTRTWDPSQEGQLVPLNIDKRFIMLRGCSGFYSYAIYEHLKDWPAFQLAETRIAFKLRKDNFHYMAMADNRQRYMPLPDDRLPPRGQALAYPEAVLLVNPVEPEFKGEVDDKYQYSCDNKDSKVHGWICTEPPVGFWLITPSQEFRSGGPFKQNLTSHVGPTTLAVFLSAHYSGEDLVPKFAVGEEWKKVFGPVFMYVNSAYEGNDPLSLWEDAKLQMVMEVQSWPYSFPASEDFPKSRQRGNVRGRLLIQDRYVSDDYVSINGAYVGLAPPGDVGSWQRECKDYQFWTTTDEDGYFCINGVRTGDYNLNASVPGFIGDYHYDVVMTITSGCDIDMGDLVYKPPRDGPTLWEIGIPDRSAAEFYVPDPNPKYINKLFVNHPDRFRQYGLWERYSELYSDQDLVYTVGVSDYSKDWFFAQVTRKKDDNKYQGTTWQIKFKLENVDKTGSYKLRVALASANYSELQVWVNDPKANRPLFTSGMIGKDNSIARHGIHGLYWLYNVDVPSSRLVEGDNIIYLTQPRSTTGPFQGIMYDYLRLEGPPSPSSK